A single Haloglycomyces albus DSM 45210 DNA region contains:
- the resB gene encoding cytochrome c biogenesis protein ResB — MSRFVSTLKSFGRRWWHQLTSMRTALILLLALALSAIPGSVFPQRAIAPEDVNAYYAENPDLAPWLDRIWFFDVYSSPWFSAIYLLLMVSLIGCIIPRLRILWGQLRQKVPNAPRLMSILPFHRSADQGPSAEDVRKRLSKQRWRTQVYSDDESTTIAAEKGYLREIGNLAFHISIIGILVGMAMSSFFSWYGYRILSEGPQQAFCNNLQQYDEYGLGPYVNEDQLPDFCLQLDEFEATFNANQPTDYQADLSYSHEGEDDEYNLRVNHPLNLDGTNVFLIGHGYTPVVTYTDRYGNSTTTRAPFLATDDALNSEGAFKFPDANVDPDTQEQDTLSQTGFESILVPTYDPSTERLIGDDPELNNPVLALTAYQGDLGMDDGSPQSVYSLDADMIDAGLLEQDGDEVTVIGMGDELELSDGSSLRFDDLEEYAVLQVRYNPSQFVLLITAVVLMSSLIPMLAVRRRRFWVRLHDDGSVEYAGLTKTEFDGFDEECERLIELVNGRIDPDDDETPHDTKTDSTDPQGESS; from the coding sequence ATGAGCAGATTCGTATCCACGCTGAAGAGCTTCGGCCGCCGCTGGTGGCATCAGCTCACCAGCATGCGCACGGCCCTGATCCTACTGTTGGCACTGGCACTGTCGGCCATTCCCGGCTCGGTGTTTCCGCAACGTGCCATCGCGCCCGAGGACGTCAACGCCTATTACGCGGAAAACCCCGACCTGGCTCCCTGGCTGGATCGCATCTGGTTTTTCGACGTGTACTCGTCACCGTGGTTTTCGGCCATCTACCTGTTGCTGATGGTGAGCCTGATCGGCTGCATCATCCCGCGCCTGCGGATACTGTGGGGGCAACTGCGGCAGAAGGTCCCGAACGCCCCGCGACTCATGTCGATCCTGCCGTTCCATCGCTCCGCCGACCAGGGTCCCAGCGCGGAGGACGTCCGCAAGCGTCTGTCCAAACAGCGCTGGCGCACCCAGGTGTACTCCGATGATGAGAGCACCACGATCGCGGCCGAAAAAGGCTACCTGCGCGAAATCGGGAACCTCGCGTTCCACATCTCCATCATCGGCATCCTCGTGGGAATGGCCATGTCAAGCTTCTTCTCCTGGTACGGCTACCGCATCCTCTCGGAAGGGCCACAGCAGGCGTTCTGCAACAACCTACAGCAGTACGACGAATACGGCCTCGGGCCGTATGTGAACGAAGATCAGCTACCCGACTTCTGCCTCCAACTGGACGAGTTCGAAGCCACGTTCAACGCCAACCAACCCACCGATTACCAGGCCGATCTGAGCTACAGCCACGAAGGCGAGGACGACGAATACAACCTACGGGTCAACCACCCGTTGAACCTGGACGGAACGAACGTCTTCCTCATCGGCCACGGCTACACGCCGGTGGTCACCTACACCGACCGGTACGGAAACTCCACGACGACGCGAGCGCCCTTCCTCGCCACCGACGACGCCCTCAACTCCGAGGGAGCCTTCAAGTTCCCCGACGCCAATGTCGACCCCGATACGCAGGAGCAAGACACGCTCAGTCAGACGGGCTTCGAGTCCATACTCGTTCCCACCTACGACCCGAGCACCGAGCGGCTCATCGGTGACGATCCCGAGTTGAACAATCCGGTTCTCGCTTTGACCGCCTATCAGGGCGATCTGGGGATGGACGACGGTTCGCCGCAGTCGGTCTATTCGCTGGACGCCGACATGATCGACGCGGGACTTCTGGAGCAGGACGGCGACGAGGTCACCGTCATCGGCATGGGTGACGAGCTGGAACTGTCGGACGGGTCAAGCCTGAGGTTCGACGACTTGGAAGAGTACGCCGTTCTCCAAGTGCGCTACAACCCCTCGCAGTTCGTTCTGCTGATTACGGCGGTCGTCCTCATGTCCTCGTTGATTCCGATGCTGGCGGTGCGCCGTCGCCGCTTCTGGGTGCGGCTACACGACGACGGAAGTGTGGAGTACGCCGGATTGACCAAGACGGAGTTCGACGGCTTCGACGAGGAGTGCGAGCGGTTGATCGAACTGGTCAACGGTCGGATCGACCCTGATGACGACGAAACGCCTCACGACACTAAGACCGATAGCACCGACCCGCAGGGAGAATCATCATGA